Part of the Nicotiana sylvestris chromosome 2, ASM39365v2, whole genome shotgun sequence genome, gaaaagagtgcaacggatgccgTTAAGGCCTTGAGGCCTTCGGGTTGGGTTAGCACTTTTGACCGCCTTGACTGGGTGCCTACATatgggttagtgtaaaataatgAAAAAGGGAGGTGGTCTTACCTTATCGTGGTATGCGCCGGCGATGTTTCGAGGTCTTATGTGTCCCTATTGTTTAGAgcgaggactcggtacggtcctccGCTATTTTTAATCGGGCTTAGCCGAAGACATAGTTTGATTATcctttgactctttcgagagtTGAGATATTGGTGCCGGCGCTACGTTACGTACCGCGATCGCTTCCCTTGCCGTGCgttgttccccgtagatggtTTTAACCCCATCCTCTgttggaaatttcatcatttggtggagggtggatggtgtTGTTCTCATGTAGTGTGTCCTTGGTCGCCCGGATAAGGCGTAGTATTTCATGTCTTCTttaatgacatggaatttgacattttgggcCACGCCAACCATGCTGACTGGGAGAGTGgtctctctttttgttttttcgaTCGCCATGTTGAATCGGTTagggactcgagaggcgggcacaaTTTGGTCtagcagtctgagctgctctatTACTCTCGACCTAATAATGTTGGTTGAGCTACCTGGATTCACGAGCACATGTTTTATTCGAAATGAATGAACGGAAGAAGAGGTTACCAGTGCGTTGCTATGAGGTTAGGGCGAGGTTTCGGAGTCTTCTTCGCCAAATGTGAGGGCATACTCAGGTACGTATCCCCAGGGTTcgtttttctctagtgatggatatttttgtcctcctCATCGCGGGTTTCTAGGGAGTGTCGACACCCCTCAAATATCATGTGGATAAGTGTCATGGCTCGtttgcttcgttcttcttggcctcctctctttctcggaactaGATTTTAGCCCGATCGCTAAAAAATTCTCGGCGGTGAATTTTATTGAGTAGCTTGGCTATTTCCTTTCGGAGCTGGTGGCAATCTTTGGTCTTATGGCCGTGCGTATTATGAAGTGCACATACTAAGTTGTGATTCCTCTGGGAAGGATCCGACTGAATAGGCTTGGGCCATTCGGTGTCCCTAATTTTGCTGATGGTGAACACGATGTTCGgtacatcgatgttgaagttgtattatgATAGGCGAGGCATCCTCGTTGGCCCTGTGTCCCTGTAAAATCCGCCTCTATTGATGAGTCCCTGAGAATTCTATCCTCGGTTTACCAACCGATCGTTGCGAGACGGATTGCATTTCGGGGCATTCCTCTTATCATTGGGGTATGGCTGATACCTCTCTTTGTTCGATTTTGACTCCTTCGCCAGGAGTCTTcttggatatactgagcccgagggtgCTCCGAaatggtcatcctcgaccctgatctttgactggtaccggttgtgAACGTCCGACTAGATTACGGCGagatactcgatcagattctctttcagctgcaTCGAGGCCACTGAGCTTCGTTCATttaggccttgagtgaaggcctgcaccgcccagtcgtcggagatTGGGGGTAGTTCTATTCGttccatttggaagcgagatacgacttctcgcagcatttcattcttcctttgcttaatcttgaatacgtcggacttccttgttgctactttggtggtgccggcatgtgcctttatgaaggagacTGTTAGCATGGAAAATGAATCTAcagagttgggagctaggttgtgataccacatcatggccccctttgagagcgtttcttcaaactttttcagtaagacGGACTCACTCCTGTCgtcttttatgtcgttgccctttactaCGCATGTATAGGCAGTGACGCATTCGTTGGGATCTGAGTTCCCATTGTATTTCGGGAATTCTGCTTTCTGAACTTCTATGAAATAggtttcggagccgcttcctctgggaacggccgTTTCACAAACTTCTTCAAATCTGCACCTCTCAGGACCGGGGATGTGCCCGAgatctggtcgaccctggagttgcaggtctcgaccttcttatcattggctgctatcattttttagcccgattcgatccttttagtgaggtcctccagcatttttacgatggcaggatcggctaccgatccgttgttgctcgatctctccgatACTTGTTTGGTCGAGGGAGTAGTTTCTggtgctactgtgctgggagtcttcgggtggctttgcagatgagcgatagccaactgttgtacctgcaacatttcaaaaatgacatgaagactaacttcttaTACCTCCCGAGCTGggattttttgggcttcctgttggtcgctaTGTTGTTTGCTCCTATCGATGTGTGAGGTTTCATCGACCTGCTATGCGTCTTGCAAACCCGTGTTGTTGGAATTGGTCTAGGTGCGTTATTGGGGGTTCTGTGGTGGTGCGCCAACAACTGGAACAACCACACCGTTTTCTCCGTGGTTTTCAAGCTCCAACCGTTTTCCGAACTgtggagcggatcaccatggactttgtagttgggctcctttgaactttgaagaagttcgatgctatttgggtgtgTTTACCGTGAGAATGgtaatgacaattaaatttgttgatagaACTCTAAaagtacgtgatctatttttatgctagttgtttaagcagttgatgctagatctgtgaagataaaaatgaaatgcgagctaaagtAGAGTTATAGTCAAACCGAGGGGTTAGCTATTCGACCGTCGGACTGATCGGTAAGGGGTCTCGAGGTCGATACTTGGGctcgggctcgggctcgagctatcagggATAACCGGGGGAGGGCTAATAGTTAGAATATAATCGTTAGAAGCTCTTTATGGCCTATGGAGAGCAATGAATGAAGAACAAAtgtgaaagcaataaatgaaagtgaAAATCTCGAGCgaataagttagagagaaaagagagagagtagttattgatcttgtgtagaatagttggagcaaccgCATCCTTTTACAAAgtgatgaggatcccctttatataggaggggaaatccaacataatacaaaatgcattaattgtaaaggtatggagatgggacagctagatgtGACATCTTGATACAGGTTTCGGACAGGCCGGTTTTGTCAGACTTAGtcgcgtgccttgggaattccccattttactctagcctcgatcaGTATTCTCTTtaggtcgggcctcgacgagctccgagggagggaactcgatcACAACTTTGCGTCTTCGAggtctcgaggtgttcttctgaagtgacttaaatagcaagaaattagaccctctgatttcgccgcatacaaggtgattgtggattggctgaccaagtccacacactttATTTCTGtgtatactacctattctttggagcggttggcagagatctatatccgggagattgttcgtttgcatggtgtcccagtttctatcattttagataggggcactcagtttacttcacagttttggaggtctgtgcagcgagagttgggtactcagattgagttgagcacagcttttcaccctcagacagacgggcagtctgagcgcactattcagatattggaggacatgttgtgtgcttgtgtaattgattttggagggtcatgaaATCAGTTTCtgccgctcgcagagtttgcttataataacagctaccagtcaagtattcagatggctctatatgaggctttgtatgggaggcggtgtagatctccagttggttggtttgagccgggtgaggctaggctattgaggacagacttggtgcatgatgctttagacaagatggaggtgattcaggagaggcttcgtacagcgcagtcgagacaaaagagttatactgataggaaggttcgggatgtgtacTACATGGTTgatgagaaggttctgttgaaggtttcacctatgaagggtgttatgatatttgggaagaaaggtaaattgagtcctcggttcattgggccttttaaggtacttcggaggattggggaggtgacttatgagcttgctttgccacccagcttgtcaagtgtgcatccggtatatCATGTTTCtctgctccggaagtatattggggatccgtctcatgttctagatttcagcacggttcagttagatggtgatttgacttatgatgtggagccagtggctattttggagcgttaggttcgaaagttgagatcaaagaatatagtttcagtgaaagtacagtgaaGAGGTCgccccgtggaggaggctacctaagagatcgagcgggagatgtggagcagatatcctcacctatttgaggcttcaggtatgtttcttgaccagttcgaggacgaacgtttgtttaagagggggaggatgtaatgacccggccggtcgtttcgtgagttaccgctccatttctcccatttctacttcttattactTTATTTATCGGTATTAtgtattatcgggttggttggctcgagttcggAAAGGTTTTGTTAAGGtgtgagacacttagtcttttttaagtaagcttaagttggaaaagtcagccAGATGTTGACTGATGTATAAaggggctcgaatgtgagttctgatggctcggatagcttcaggaggtgacttgggacttaggagcgtgatcggaatatgttttggaggtccgtagtagatttaggcttgaattggcgaaaatgggattttggcgttttccggttgataggtgagattttgatataggggccagaatggaattccgggagttgcagtaggtctattgtgtcatttgggatatgtgtgcaaaattttaggtcattcggacgtggtttgatagacttttttatcaaaagcgtaatttggaagattttgagaaccttaggcttgaatctgatgtgttttggttgattcgatgttgtttgaggtgttttgaagattggtataagtttagatgttagtatatgacttgtttgtgcttttggttgaggtcccgggggcctcagggtgatttcggatggttggcagaAAGATAGGAATTTGGAAATAACAGCTGAAGTTTTCGGACTgctatcataaccgcatctgcggttgaaaGGCCGCAAGTGCGACCCCCACAGATGTGGAAGACCAGTCGCAAAATCAGAAGGAGCCAAGGAAGGCAAGAACCGTAGAAACGGTTAAGGAACCGCACCtgtgatggcgcaggtgcgggttGTGCATTGCAGATGCGAAAATTGAAGGCTTAAGTGATGACCACAGAAGTGGCGCTTGGGACCGCAGGAGCGAGTACtggactgcaggtgcgaaaagcctagGCTAGAAGGTATAAAAGatttccttcgcgaatttgagaaattttttcaccatttttagtcggttttggagttttttgggagattttgaagaatgagttcaagggaacttcattaaggtaagattgttgaacttaaaactcgtttctatggtattatttcatggattagagctgtaattatggAAATTTAGGGTTAAAAATCGGGAAACTAAGGCTTGAGAATTTAGAGACCTTCGAGCAAGGATTTAAGGGGCCATTTGTGATCgaattttagtacttttaataagtatgaactcgtggggagataaggaatctaatgatgtaagatttatcgaatttcgagacgtggtcccgggggtcgggttcggttaatttcggaatttgcatggtattttgattacttttaagtgggcttcgttcccttagcatattttgatggttatgtactgatttttgttagatttggagcatccggaggccgattcgagggtcaaaggcatcgtgagctagggtttggaccggattgaggtgagtaatgattgtaaatgttgtcctcacggtatgaaaccccggatttcatatcgttatgctatgttgaggtgacgtacacgctagatgacgagcgtggggtcgtgcaccattgggattgtaacttagtccatcccgaatgactgttttaccacgtatttgattgaaaactatttgttatcgtcacgttttgggctgaatgccatatttgggcctcgtgccaattatttggacccttggggatttttactgctattttttcactgttttgattttatatccgtactcagtcatgctatattatactgctttcataactcagccatgcttactctgttttaatactttaaatgatattttggcctgagcattatgttttactatgcccgagtggcttttaaagatttttgactgagtaaggctgagggcctgagttatacgccacgaggtggcttgatatgacgCTGAGAGCtttttgattatgccacgagatggcgtgatattgcgcttgggccgtaaggggcccctcccagagtttgTACACCTcagtgagtgtgggtacccattgtgatatgagatatagcccgaggggctggtattgttccatgttatagcccgaggggctgattctattgacattgtgcccgaggggcgaattttatgtgtttatcttttctagctgccttTTATTTACTTGtctaactgttaaaaaggtattttaaaaaAACTTATACTAAATTAAGGtgttttatgagatttcactgttttattgcactttactggttttactctacctctttatagcatgttgttgtgtttttacgtgatttcttatcgctcagtcttcatttattgttattactcactgagttggagtactcactttactccctgcaccctgtgtgcagattcaggagcttcaggtcctgCTAGTGAGGGTTGATAGCTTCCAGCAGATTTTCGGAGTCCACTAGATAGCTGCaaggcgttcgcagcccagtgtttctccctcttatcattatttctttcccttgtactggattttgtaatagactgtgtagtccaTTTTTCGTATTCCTaaacttatgttagatgctcatgactggtgacaccccgatgtcgggctgtgttttgtTTACGCGGTTGATATATTTCActatattttgggatttatctTTATTAATGATTTGATTATGACTCTTTATATCTGTTAATTAATTTGGGGTATGTGTTGGGTGTCCTTGTCTTCGCAAGAagagccatcacgaccgggtctaggtttagggtcgtgataaaaGGCCTTGAGATGAGAATAGACATGCACAGTTCCAAACAGTATTTCATAAGGACTTTTGCTAAGAAGTAAAGTAGAGGGGAACCTATTGATCAAGTATGTAGCAGTAAGAATATAATCTCCCCATAATTGGATGGGAAGGTGGGATCAGAATAGAAGAGCCTTAGTAGTTTTCAAGAgaagtttgtattttctttccacCACCTCATTTTGTTATAGGATGTAAGGGCACGATATTTGGTGCAAATGCCTTTACTGGAGAAATAATTACAACCAACAATACTAGACCTTAATTCTTATGTATTGTCACTTCTAACAGTCTTAAACCAACAGATAATTGCAATAAAAGAGAGAAATCTACCGTATTTAGAAGAGATCAACCGGAATAATCAGCAAATCGATGGATACTATTGAACTTTGCAAACTTCGGTGAAGTTTAACGAGGGTAAAATTGATCAGAAGCGCAACACGAATGAACACAGATCTATGATCTTATACCATGTTAACAATCAACAATTGTGTGAATTTGATGAAGGAAATTTAGGGCTATATTAGTGCTTTGAGAGAGGGAAGAAGGCCCCAGATATtattgattgatgaaaaatgaatcTCTCTTTACAATTCGGGCCCCCTTTCTATTTATACACATCTCAATAACTAAATAACATTTACCCGGCTATGCTACGAAATAAAAGAACTTACTGAAACAAAATGTGGGCCTATACTATTACGAATAGATACATTGGGATCATATGAAATTAGCCCATATTTATaagaggaattttcagaaatgactattgtttagtggctattaacttcctatagctaccatatacataattactttCCGTAGCTACCTTTCAGTTGTTATGGtaatgtatttgatgtatttgagctACTGTATTTATGAATACAGTAGAAAATATCGGCTAAAAAATAGGGCAGTCCAGCTGTCAGCCATTATATTCACATGTATTCATAccatatattcatgaatacaacgtAATAATAGGTTTCTCAAGTTGTTTAATAACGAAAAGCTGCTAATTTAACGGGAtacactcctaatataactcacctatatcaattataacacacaacaTTATCAATCCAATTAATGAGAAAGCTTATCAGACGCTAAACACCAAAAGACAGAGCATTCTTTAGAGTTTCAGTCCTTTTTTTTCtgatacagttcgagttttttttctttttttttctgacATTGTTCGAGGTTCTGTTCGGAATTGATACAAGTATCTAtagaaatattttgaaattcaattttcTGTATATGAGTACATATGTATTTATGCCGGATACAACTTGTAATAGTAACCTACTGCCTGCATATTTCATAATAAATCTTATTCTTGTATCCTGTTGTATCAAACAATTGTGTTCAATGTATTCAAGTTTATTTTTGTATTCACAATATTTTATTTATTCCTAATACATGGTATTACTGCTTTATTGAGTATATTTGATTGGTTGTATTCATTAATTTTCTATTTGTATTGaaagtattttactttattccACTGTATTGTTGTTTTAAATACATATGGATATAGTTAGGTTTAAAATACAGATTAATACAGTTAGATTGAATGCATAACTAATTGATGAATAGTGTTGTAGGAACtcaaatatatataaatacatctAAATACAACAGTAAAAATTACCGTACAAAATAAAAATCAGTGTATGTCTTATCGAATACATCTAAATACAAGAAGAGAAAACTACTGGAAAAACTAAAAATCAATGTATATGGATTCGAATACATATAGGCGTATTAGGGTCATTGcgtatttttgttcttctttcgGCTTCAATGGTTGCTGATGAACCTGCAAATACAGGTTCCTCTTGAGTGATTTGCAAATCGAAAGATGACCCTTCGAAATTGGGTGCTTTAAAAATCAGTGTATGGTCACTTAACAGTAGGAAGTGACCATAAAtacatattttgctataaaaactaaaaggtagctatagaaaataatattttaaaagggtTTTTAATAATTCCAACATTATTAATGTCTTGCGATGTAATTAGAAAAGAAATGTTTATAGCATGCAAAGTATCTTTTATTACTTTAAGAGTATAATGTAATTTGTATTGACGaccaaaaaaaaagtaatttgtaTCAAATCTCAGAATATATCACTGTTAATTATGCATTAATATATTTTCATATTGTGGTTCAGTGTGAAATTTTTAACGTAAGTAAAAGATCGCACCAACGAAGAACTAAAGAAGTATATTACTTACTGTACAAGAATGATAAAGAAAACTAATAATCAGACATAAATCAAATTATATATTAAGCAGTTTGCAAAATCACGATCTCTAataatggctatttaaaataaaTGGAGGCCCCAAACTTCGTAAACACCATAGCCAAACTCTAATTCTGGTGTCCTATACAGCGTGGGTTTTGTCAGAATTGTATAACACTCCGCACATTGGGATTTGTCTGAAAATTGCTGCACAAGAATCAGAATTCAAACTAAATTTAAATATAGTTGCAATTTGCATGTATtctgatattttattttaaaggCAAATATTCAACGTGGATGTGAGGGTCAAGCTCTTaacattataattaaaattaTTATCTACCGGTCACTAGGTTATTACCTTAATAATGGTGCAATTTGCAAACTTTTCACAAACTCTTTCTTAATATTGAGCGATAGGGATGGAGCTAGAGGCGGAATGAAGCTCATCCGAACTCCCTTCTCCAGATAATGATATCATGTATATCTGGTTGTATGGATCAGACCAGGGCTGTGGCATTTGGGCTATTTCCAGTCGGGTCAGGTAACAACTTTAACTGGCCCAAAAGCAAGTACGGGATTGGTGGCCCGTGTTTCTTGTTCAACCGACAGCCCTTTAAATTACATTTTCTGTTCAAATCGACACCGATGTCTGACCACACTTATAAATCCATACACATTCGCACAGGTAGCGCGTGCATTACTACTTTTACCACCCAGTGATCGTCGAGCAACTGAAACTGACAACACACGTCACATAAAGCGCGTGACTTAATCATTCAATTCATACAGGCTCCaccttaaaatttgaaataatatCTAATGTCAGAAATGTAATTTAAAGTTACATAAAGTGTTGCCAGCTTAAAGTATTAGGTGTAAAGTAAAGTTTCAAAATACCTGGTACTGGTACTGGTACTAGCTTCTCACTTTTATTTGCTTTGCAGCTTTATGTTTTAGCTATGGATACCAAATTCTAGGGTTATTGTGATTGAAGAATATTTTGGGTGATCAAATTTCAAGTAAGCTCTTCATATTTTTAGCTAAATAAATTTATTGACATGCTTGGCTGCTTCTATGTTAGTTTAAACTAAGCAGCATATTGCTGCATTTCCAATTTGATGATCTTATCTCTTATTCATTGGGTCAATATTGCTTAAATTATCTACCTGATCATGTTTGGGCTTTATTTCATCACACTTAGTATTGTTTCTTATTTGGATTTCAACTATTTTCTGTACTGGTTGCTAAAAACTTTGGTTAAGTTTTTTCACTTTTCTCCTAAGAAGCTGTTATTGACAAACTTACCATAAATTTTTAAGTTTTTCTTGTTATGGTTATTGTTCCCAACTTCCTAATCACCCCATATTGACACTTTGAAGCTGACTGTTGTGTTGTCACTATTAGCTGATCCATACTGTAATTCAAGTAGTATTTGTTCAGTAAAAGCTGTAGTATCTTATACTATGAAGTGCTTTGCTTTTAACGCCTTTTGCTGTGATATCCAGAATATAGGGTGAAATTTTATGACGGACTCACTTATTTGTGCTTTTCATCTGATTTTTGGCTCCGCTAAAATGTGTGTTATGCAGATTCTCGAGCTGTATAATTTAGTAGTCAAACTGCAACATGGAGAATATGCACAGCTATTGGCAATTTGGGGATGAGCTTCGAGGCCAATCAAAAGTGTCGGAAGATCATAAATGGACAACGGCTGCTATAAAATTGGCGGAGCAGATAAAGTCCAAGGGTGAGCGGAGGAATAACCTTGACTTTTCGAAGGGATCAGCTGAAATTAGCCCCAGGGATTATCTTGGTTATCAGGAGTATAACAAGTGTGAAAGCCTTAACTTTAACATGTTAAATTTGGATAGCATGATGACTGAAATTATGACTAAGAGTTCCGTTAGGAATGCCGTTTATAACATCGATTCAGTTTATCCGAAACCCAATGTCAACTTGGGAAATATGTCTTTTAGCAAGCTCAACAGCAACCCCATGAATGAACAATGCAATATCAACAATAGTGAGAGTACCAATGGGAATAATGCTGTTGAAAAAAGGTTTAAGACTTTGCCTGCTGCTGAGACACTACCTAGGAATGAGGTTCTTGGAGGGTATATATTTGTTTGCAACAATGACACGATGCAGGAAGACTTAAAGCGCCAGCTGTTTGGTATTTTTCCTGTCTAGCTTTTAATAATCTTTCAACTAAGTAGACGTGTTTGTTTGGCATAAAACAGTGTGGAATTTATGTAATGTatacattaggttataaacatcttAGCTGCATGTTGAAGCTCACCTGTTTGATCAACAGCGTGACTGAAATAATGAAGTAACACCACATTTTAAGAGAATGAATGTCCTTTTCTTGGTTGACTAGTTAAACCAACATTGGAGGTTAGATTCATGTCGCCCTCCTTTGAACTTTTTGTTAATAGTATTAATATACGAGGCAGGGGTCAATGCCCCAACCACCACCACGGGAGGTGAAAGCCTGGGTGGATGGGTAGATGGATTTAACTAAAAAGAGGTGCATTTTAGCTGCTGCAACATTTCACCGTTTGTGGCTGATGAGAGTTTGAATCACTTGTGAGAGAGGGAAAAAAGTTGAGATCCTTGTTTTATAGAACCTAAAACTATATACTATTAATTTGTGCCAATACAAGAAAGTTGAAGTCATTGATAAATATATGGTGCTGGAATTATATTCATTTTTATCATATCTCAACTCCAATCATTCTTTTGCAGGTCTACCTCCAAGGTACAGAGATTCTGTGCGGGCAATAACACCAGGGTTACCCTTGTTCCTCTACAATTACACTACTCACCAGTTGTATGGCA contains:
- the LOC104231911 gene encoding B2 protein-like, producing MENMHSYWQFGDELRGQSKVSEDHKWTTAAIKLAEQIKSKGERRNNLDFSKGSAEISPRDYLGYQEYNKCESLNFNMLNLDSMMTEIMTKSSVRNAVYNIDSVYPKPNVNLGNMSFSKLNSNPMNEQCNINNSESTNGNNAVEKRFKTLPAAETLPRNEVLGGYIFVCNNDTMQEDLKRQLFGLPPRYRDSVRAITPGLPLFLYNYTTHQLYGTFEAASFGGSNIDPTAWEDKKCKGESRFPAQVRIRVRKLGKPLEEDAFRPVLHHYDGPKFRLELSVPETLDLLDLCEKSGV